A single Bacteroidota bacterium DNA region contains:
- a CDS encoding acyl-CoA thioesterase has translation MFSSEVKLRVRYGETDRMGYAYYGNYAEYFEVARVEALRELGMNYKEIEDSGIILPVYTFSVKYFKPAFYDDLLTIKTTIPKLPEARLIFEYETYNEKKELLNKAEVVLVFIDKKSNKPIAAPGEFIEKIKKYF, from the coding sequence ATGTTTTCTTCAGAAGTAAAATTACGGGTGCGCTACGGAGAAACCGATAGAATGGGTTACGCTTACTACGGGAATTACGCTGAGTATTTTGAAGTCGCGCGCGTGGAAGCGCTTCGCGAACTGGGAATGAATTACAAAGAGATTGAAGACAGCGGAATTATTCTGCCCGTTTATACTTTCTCTGTGAAATATTTCAAGCCCGCATTTTATGATGACTTGCTGACAATCAAAACAACTATTCCAAAACTTCCGGAAGCAAGATTGATTTTCGAATATGAAACTTACAATGAAAAAAAAGAATTGTTGAATAAGGCAGAAGTTGTACTTGTATTTATAGATAAGAAATCGAACAAACCAATTGCTGCTCCTGGAGAATTTATTGAGAAGATTAAGAAATATTTCTAA
- the ligA gene encoding NAD-dependent DNA ligase LigA yields the protein MNKEQARKKIEQLSKELEEHNYKYYVLAQPSISDYDFDMMMEELVKLEKEFPELLKSDSPSQRVGGTITKEFKAVKHDYTFLSLSNSYSKDELKDFDERVRKGVAGQIEYVCELKYDGVALGIKYEDGKMVQAVTRGDGEQGDEITTNAKTIRSIPLKLKGNDFPKKFEARGEVFMTRKMFDAINKEKAEAGDALLANPRNSTAGTLKMQDSAIVAKRKLDCYIYGYYGKELPFKSHYESLKDSKKWGFKTPEFISKCKTVEEIFEFIDYWEKERKKLPFDIDGIVIKVNSYDQQKVLGFTAKSPRWAIAFKYKAEAAATILESISYQVGRTGAITPVANLKPVLLAGTTVKRASLHNADIIEKLDVRIGDTVFVEKGGEIIPKITGVDLEKRKKLAVGSRQLAKTKFITHCLECGTELKREEDFAAHYCPNEWGCPPQVTGKMIHFTSRKAMNIDSLGEETIIMLYEKEYLKNVADIYELKKHKTELEQIDRMGEKSVSNLLNGIEESKQVPFERVLYALGIRHVGETMAKKLARHFRNIDNLVKEKEVASLVEVEDVGETVAKSIIDFFKEKKHIELIERLKKYGLQFESQSTQLAQSTKLTGLTFVVSGVFTKFSRDDLKIAIEQNGGKVVGSVSGKTNYIIAGENMGPEKLKKAEKLGVKIIDENEFERMIK from the coding sequence ATGAACAAGGAACAGGCAAGAAAAAAAATAGAGCAACTCTCCAAAGAACTGGAGGAGCATAACTATAAATATTATGTGCTTGCTCAGCCCAGCATCAGCGATTATGATTTTGATATGATGATGGAAGAACTGGTGAAACTCGAAAAAGAATTTCCTGAGCTACTCAAATCAGATTCTCCTTCGCAGCGGGTTGGCGGAACAATCACAAAAGAATTCAAAGCAGTAAAACACGATTATACTTTTCTTTCCCTCAGCAATTCTTATTCAAAAGATGAACTGAAAGATTTTGATGAACGAGTTCGCAAAGGAGTGGCAGGACAAATTGAATACGTGTGCGAATTAAAATATGATGGTGTTGCGCTCGGAATAAAATACGAAGATGGAAAAATGGTTCAGGCCGTTACGCGCGGAGATGGCGAGCAAGGCGATGAAATTACTACCAATGCGAAAACCATTCGGAGCATTCCGCTGAAGTTGAAGGGAAATGATTTTCCGAAAAAGTTTGAAGCGCGCGGAGAAGTTTTCATGACACGGAAAATGTTTGACGCCATCAACAAGGAAAAAGCCGAAGCAGGCGATGCACTTCTCGCAAATCCAAGAAATTCTACTGCTGGAACTTTGAAAATGCAGGACTCAGCAATTGTCGCGAAAAGAAAACTTGATTGCTACATCTACGGCTACTATGGAAAAGAACTTCCGTTCAAAAGTCATTATGAAAGTTTGAAAGATTCAAAGAAGTGGGGATTTAAAACTCCTGAATTTATTTCCAAATGCAAAACAGTGGAAGAAATTTTTGAGTTCATTGATTACTGGGAGAAGGAAAGAAAAAAACTTCCGTTTGATATTGACGGCATTGTCATCAAAGTAAATTCATACGATCAGCAAAAAGTTTTGGGCTTCACCGCAAAATCTCCGCGCTGGGCAATCGCGTTTAAATACAAAGCGGAAGCTGCTGCAACAATTCTCGAATCTATTTCTTACCAGGTGGGAAGAACGGGAGCGATTACTCCCGTGGCGAATCTCAAACCTGTTTTGCTCGCGGGCACAACGGTGAAGCGCGCTTCGCTTCATAATGCGGACATCATTGAAAAGTTGGATGTGCGAATTGGCGATACGGTTTTCGTGGAGAAGGGCGGAGAAATTATTCCGAAGATTACAGGAGTGGATTTGGAAAAAAGAAAAAAGTTGGCAGTCGGCAGTCGACAGTTGGCAAAAACAAAATTCATCACACACTGCCTTGAATGCGGAACGGAATTAAAACGCGAAGAAGATTTTGCCGCGCATTATTGTCCGAACGAATGGGGATGCCCGCCACAAGTTACAGGAAAGATGATTCATTTCACTTCGCGCAAGGCGATGAACATTGATTCGCTGGGCGAAGAAACAATTATTATGCTCTATGAAAAAGAATATTTGAAAAATGTGGCGGACATTTACGAACTGAAAAAACATAAGACAGAACTCGAACAGATTGACCGGATGGGAGAAAAATCCGTAAGCAATTTGCTGAACGGAATCGAAGAATCAAAACAAGTTCCCTTTGAAAGAGTTTTGTATGCGCTTGGAATCCGTCACGTGGGAGAAACGATGGCGAAAAAATTAGCAAGGCATTTCAGAAATATTGACAACCTGGTTAAAGAAAAGGAAGTTGCTTCGCTTGTGGAAGTTGAAGATGTGGGCGAAACTGTTGCGAAAAGCATTATAGATTTTTTCAAAGAGAAAAAACATATTGAACTCATTGAGCGTTTGAAAAAATACGGACTTCAATTCGAATCTCAGTCAACCCAATTAGCTCAATCAACTAAATTAACCGGTCTCACCTTTGTAGTGTCCGGTGTCTTTACAAAATTCTCGCGCGATGATTTGAAAATCGCCATTGAACAGAACGGAGGAAAAGTAGTTGGCTCGGTTTCCGGAAAGACAAATTATATTATTGCAGGCGAAAACATGGGACCAGAAAAATTAAAGAAAGCCGAAAAACTTGGTGTGAAGATTATTGATGAGAATGAATTTGAGAGGATGATAAAATAA
- the dnaA gene encoding chromosomal replication initiator protein DnaA: MKKEYDKTWEKCLDIIKDNVNTQSYKTWFEPIKPIKLQNSILTIQVPSQFFYEWLEEHYVALLKKVIRKELGADGRLEYSIVMENIYGVKPYTVRVPATNKKEVKNPSVNMPLDMSNNGGIRNPFIIPGLKRVTVESNLNPDYSFEHFVEGDCNRLARSAAFAVANKPGETSFNPLLIYGGVGLGKTHLAHAIGIEIKKKNPGKTVLYVPSERFTNQFIDAIQNNNTNDFVNFYQMIDVLIIDDVHFFTGKEKTQDVFFHVFNHLQQNKKQIVMTSDRAPVDLVGIEQRLLSRFKWGLAADLQAPDLETRIAILEKKAYSDGIDLPRDVLEYISYSITSNVRELEGALISLLAQASLNKKMITIELARQMIDKFVRNTAKEVSIDYIQKVVCDYFNLSIEALKSKTRKREVVQARQIAMYFAKQMTKSSLATIGAHCGGKDHATVLHACRTVNNLMDTDKKFRHYIQELDKKINLS; encoded by the coding sequence ATGAAAAAAGAGTACGATAAAACTTGGGAAAAATGTCTTGACATAATAAAAGACAATGTTAATACGCAAAGCTACAAAACATGGTTCGAGCCGATAAAACCAATCAAACTGCAAAACAGCATTCTCACCATCCAGGTGCCAAGCCAGTTTTTTTATGAATGGCTTGAAGAACATTACGTGGCTCTTCTTAAAAAAGTAATACGTAAAGAACTTGGTGCTGACGGAAGATTGGAATACAGCATCGTGATGGAAAATATTTACGGTGTAAAACCTTATACCGTCCGAGTTCCTGCCACAAACAAGAAGGAAGTAAAAAATCCTTCGGTGAATATGCCGCTTGACATGAGCAACAATGGCGGAATCAGAAATCCATTTATTATTCCCGGGCTCAAGCGCGTAACTGTTGAATCAAATCTCAATCCCGATTATTCGTTTGAACATTTTGTGGAAGGAGATTGCAACCGCCTTGCGCGTTCGGCTGCTTTCGCGGTAGCGAATAAACCCGGTGAAACTTCTTTCAATCCACTCCTTATATATGGAGGAGTTGGTTTGGGAAAAACTCATCTCGCCCATGCCATCGGAATTGAAATCAAGAAAAAGAATCCTGGCAAAACGGTTTTATATGTTCCCTCCGAGCGATTCACCAATCAGTTCATTGACGCAATTCAGAATAACAACACAAACGACTTTGTGAATTTTTACCAGATGATTGATGTGCTCATCATTGACGATGTGCATTTTTTCACCGGTAAAGAAAAAACGCAGGATGTTTTCTTCCACGTGTTTAATCATCTTCAGCAAAACAAAAAACAGATTGTGATGACTTCCGACAGAGCACCGGTTGATTTAGTTGGAATCGAACAACGTTTGCTTTCTCGTTTCAAGTGGGGACTTGCCGCAGATTTGCAAGCGCCCGATTTGGAAACACGCATTGCGATTCTCGAAAAGAAAGCATACTCGGATGGAATTGATTTGCCGAGAGACGTGCTGGAATATATCAGCTACAGCATTACTTCGAACGTTCGCGAATTGGAAGGGGCGCTGATTTCTCTGCTCGCGCAGGCATCGCTGAATAAAAAAATGATTACGATTGAACTCGCGCGCCAGATGATTGACAAATTTGTACGCAACACTGCCAAGGAAGTATCCATTGATTATATTCAGAAAGTAGTTTGCGATTACTTCAATCTTTCCATTGAAGCGTTGAAATCCAAAACACGCAAACGGGAAGTAGTGCAGGCACGCCAGATTGCAATGTACTTCGCCAAGCAAATGACAAAATCTTCACTCGCTACTATTGGCGCACATTGCGGGGGCAAAGACCACGCAACTGTTCTACACGCCTGCAGAACGGTGAACAACTTAATGGACACTGACAAAAAATTCAGACATTATATTCAGGAACTGGATAAAAAAATAAATCTGTCATAA
- the prmC gene encoding peptide chain release factor N(5)-glutamine methyltransferase yields MNEFLGYTRRHLQLKANQSLGEKETERFKIILSDLKKHKPIQYILGYTEFYGLKIRVNEHVLIPRLETEELVEEILQGTTGRGQGMNILDIGTGSGCIAIALKKNLPEATVSAFDISDEALLVAKQNSILNHTLINFLQGDILKLNNSFTHQLNNFDIIVSNPPYVQQSEKSSMSKNVLNYEPHLALFVDDTNPLLFYNSIADFALQNLSQSGKLYFEINEAMGNEIKKLLENKGFKNVEIKKDMSGKDRIALSKRQ; encoded by the coding sequence ATGAATGAATTTCTCGGCTATACGCGCAGGCATTTGCAGTTGAAAGCGAATCAATCGCTTGGAGAAAAAGAAACAGAACGGTTCAAAATAATTCTTTCGGATTTAAAAAAACACAAACCGATTCAATACATTTTAGGTTACACAGAGTTTTACGGATTAAAAATACGAGTAAACGAACACGTTCTGATTCCTCGTCTTGAAACGGAAGAATTGGTTGAAGAAATTTTGCAAGGGACAACGGGCAGGGGACAAGGGATGAATATTCTTGACATTGGAACCGGAAGCGGCTGCATTGCCATTGCGCTGAAAAAAAATCTTCCTGAAGCGACTGTTTCCGCTTTTGATATTTCTGACGAAGCGCTACTGGTGGCAAAACAAAATTCTATTTTGAATCATACATTAATTAATTTCCTGCAAGGCGACATTTTAAAACTCAACAACTCATTCACTCATCAACTCAACAACTTTGATATAATCGTTTCGAATCCTCCTTATGTTCAACAATCTGAAAAATCGTCTATGAGCAAAAATGTTCTGAACTATGAACCTCATCTAGCTTTATTTGTAGATGATACTAATCCTTTACTCTTTTATAATTCCATAGCGGATTTTGCTTTACAGAATCTTTCCCAGAGCGGAAAACTTTATTTTGAAATCAATGAAGCAATGGGAAATGAAATAAAAAAACTTCTGGAGAACAAAGGATTTAAGAACGTAGAAATAAAAAAAGACATGAGCGGGAAAGACCGCATAGCACTAAGCAAAAGGCAGTAG
- a CDS encoding SAM-dependent methyltransferase, translating into MIKGVLYLIPVPISENEFSEYVYPSLEKTVNALDEFIVEDLKTARHSLRKIGYKRDFDKTTFHLLNEHANLKARLPDGQGIEKFLSSAEKGKNIGLMSEAGMPAIADPGSEIVKLAHKKNIKVVPLYGQSSIFLALASSGLNGQNFCFHGYLPKSQNERKRKLKELERNISHNNQTQIFIETPYRNNHLLEDILSICSSEILLCIASDISGKDEMIITKSISEWRKEKFPDINKRPTVFLLGK; encoded by the coding sequence ATGATAAAAGGAGTTTTATATCTCATACCTGTTCCAATTTCCGAAAATGAATTTTCAGAATATGTTTATCCTTCACTTGAAAAAACTGTAAATGCGCTCGATGAATTTATTGTGGAAGATTTAAAAACCGCAAGACATTCTCTTAGAAAAATCGGCTACAAAAGAGATTTTGACAAAACAACTTTTCATTTGCTAAATGAACATGCCAATTTAAAAGCCCGCCTGCCGGACGGGCAGGGAATAGAAAAATTTCTCTCTTCGGCAGAGAAAGGAAAGAATATTGGATTGATGAGTGAGGCAGGAATGCCTGCGATTGCCGATCCGGGAAGTGAAATTGTAAAACTCGCGCATAAAAAAAATATAAAAGTTGTTCCGCTTTACGGGCAATCCTCCATCTTTCTTGCGCTTGCTTCTTCCGGATTGAACGGACAGAATTTTTGCTTTCATGGTTATCTTCCGAAATCACAAAACGAAAGAAAGAGAAAACTAAAAGAGTTGGAAAGAAATATTTCTCACAACAACCAAACTCAAATTTTCATTGAGACTCCTTATAGAAACAATCATTTGCTGGAAGATATTCTTTCAATATGCTCTTCTGAAATTTTACTTTGTATTGCTTCAGATATTTCCGGAAAAGATGAAATGATAATTACAAAATCAATTTCAGAATGGAGAAAAGAAAAATTTCCTGATATAAATAAAAGACCAACTGTATTTTTATTAGGAAAGTAA
- a CDS encoding ABC transporter ATP-binding protein yields MKSLKHLNKYFWKYKWRLILGIVFAVLSTFFGIYVAVLVRKATDFMIKAAAENFSFEITTEELLKYGLLILGTTIISGFLMFLMRQMIIVMSRHIEYDLKNEIFSHYQTLDTGFYRRNNTGDLMNRISEDVSRVRMYIGPAIMYFANTIATLILVSATMTSVNLKLTFYVLFPLPILVVVIYFVSDLINKMSNSVQAQLSKLSTIAQETFSGIRILKAYVQEEAIGNYFAKESHAYRKKYLGLIFTEALFSPFMLLLMGLSTLLTIYIGGKQSIEGQITYGNIAEFIIYVGKLTWPVASLGWVTSLVQRAAASQERINEFLTTKSDIQNLDSQISNVKINGEIEFRNVSFVYPDSGIKALDTISFKVKPGDSIAIIGKTGSGKSSVANLLCRLYDVSAGEILVDGKNIMQWNLFFLRKQIGYVSQDVFLFSDTVENNIAFGFSHSNNDSQKVIEKAAKDSGIYNEIIHFPNQFKTIIGERGITLSGGQKQRIAIARAIIGSPQVLIFDDCLSAVDTETEAEILGNLRGIMQRKTTLLISHRVSTVKDASHIIALDNGKIVEEGTHRQLLEKKGFYFDLYKKQLIEEELKLNSENII; encoded by the coding sequence GTGAAATCACTAAAGCATTTAAATAAATATTTCTGGAAGTATAAGTGGAGATTGATTTTGGGAATTGTCTTTGCAGTTCTTTCTACTTTTTTTGGAATTTATGTTGCAGTGCTCGTTCGAAAAGCAACTGACTTTATGATCAAAGCAGCAGCAGAAAATTTTTCATTTGAAATAACTACGGAAGAACTTTTGAAATATGGTTTGCTTATTTTGGGAACAACCATCATCAGCGGATTTCTCATGTTTCTCATGCGACAAATGATTATCGTCATGTCGCGCCACATTGAATATGATTTGAAGAATGAAATTTTTTCTCATTACCAAACGCTCGACACAGGTTTCTACCGCAGAAATAATACCGGTGATTTAATGAATCGCATAAGCGAAGATGTCAGCCGGGTGAGAATGTATATTGGTCCGGCAATTATGTATTTTGCAAATACAATTGCCACTCTGATTTTGGTTTCTGCAACTATGACCAGTGTAAATTTGAAATTAACTTTTTATGTTCTTTTTCCACTTCCAATTCTTGTTGTAGTAATTTATTTTGTAAGTGATTTGATAAATAAGATGAGCAACAGCGTGCAGGCGCAACTTTCAAAATTATCAACCATTGCTCAGGAAACTTTTTCAGGCATTCGCATATTGAAAGCATATGTGCAGGAAGAAGCAATCGGAAATTATTTTGCAAAGGAAAGCCACGCATACAGAAAAAAATATCTTGGATTGATTTTTACCGAAGCGTTGTTCAGCCCGTTTATGCTTTTGCTTATGGGACTCAGCACACTCTTGACAATTTATATAGGAGGAAAACAATCTATCGAAGGACAAATCACCTACGGAAATATTGCTGAGTTTATTATTTATGTGGGCAAACTCACCTGGCCGGTTGCTTCATTAGGATGGGTAACATCACTTGTTCAGCGTGCTGCTGCATCACAAGAAAGAATAAATGAATTTCTTACTACAAAATCTGATATTCAAAATTTAGATTCACAGATTTCGAATGTCAAAATAAATGGCGAGATTGAATTCAGAAATGTCTCATTTGTTTATCCTGATTCGGGAATAAAAGCACTTGATACTATTTCTTTTAAGGTAAAACCGGGAGATTCCATAGCAATTATTGGAAAAACCGGAAGTGGAAAATCTTCAGTTGCAAATTTGTTATGCAGGTTATACGATGTTTCTGCCGGGGAAATTTTGGTTGATGGAAAAAATATTATGCAGTGGAATTTATTTTTTCTTAGAAAGCAAATCGGATATGTTTCGCAGGATGTATTTTTATTTTCCGATACCGTGGAAAATAATATTGCATTTGGTTTTTCTCATTCGAACAACGATTCACAAAAAGTAATAGAAAAAGCCGCGAAAGATTCCGGTATTTACAATGAGATAATACATTTTCCCAATCAATTTAAAACAATAATAGGCGAACGAGGCATTACTCTTTCCGGAGGACAAAAACAACGCATCGCAATTGCGCGCGCAATCATCGGTTCTCCGCAGGTTTTAATTTTTGATGATTGTCTTTCCGCAGTTGATACAGAAACAGAGGCAGAAATTCTTGGAAACCTCAGAGGGATTATGCAACGCAAAACCACTTTGCTTATCAGCCATCGTGTTTCAACGGTGAAAGATGCATCGCATATTATTGCTCTTGATAACGGAAAAATTGTTGAAGAAGGAACCCATAGGCAGTTGCTGGAAAAGAAAGGATTTTATTTTGATTTATATAAGAAGCAATTGATAGAGGAAGAATTAAAATTAAATTCTGAAAATATAATTTAA
- a CDS encoding low molecular weight phosphotyrosine protein phosphatase, producing MMNRILFVCLGNICRSPLAEGILRHKANQHKLDLKIDSAGTGNWHAGENPDKRATKIARERGIDISKLVARQICENDFENFDKIFVADAEVYDGVVELTLNSEHKLKVDYIMNLVHPDLNMPVPDPYYGEAEGFEKVFDMLDKACEAIIVNAKNSKLQNINSNNQIQNPKL from the coding sequence ATTATGAATCGAATTTTATTTGTTTGCCTCGGAAATATTTGCCGTTCACCTTTGGCGGAAGGAATTCTCCGACACAAAGCCAATCAACACAAGTTGGATTTGAAAATTGATTCTGCAGGAACAGGAAACTGGCATGCAGGAGAAAATCCCGACAAACGGGCAACAAAAATTGCGAGAGAAAGAGGAATTGATATTTCAAAATTGGTTGCACGCCAGATTTGCGAAAATGATTTTGAAAACTTTGATAAAATTTTTGTTGCTGATGCAGAAGTGTATGATGGAGTGGTTGAACTTACTCTCAACAGTGAACATAAATTAAAAGTTGATTATATTATGAATCTTGTTCATCCGGATTTGAATATGCCTGTCCCCGATCCATATTACGGAGAAGCGGAAGGTTTTGAAAAAGTTTTTGATATGCTGGATAAAGCCTGTGAAGCAATAATCGTTAATGCGAAAAATTCCAAACTTCAAAATATAAATTCCAACAATCAAATACAAAACCCAAAACTATAA
- a CDS encoding metallophosphatase → MGELKKWNRREFLKRTFLSGGALVAFSALPENIFAALADDFIKLTILHTNDQHSHIDPFPANDPKYPNMGGVARRASLIKKIRAQEKNVLLFDAGDIWQGTPYFNMFGGELEFKLMSEMKYDAATIGNHDLDNGIEGLVKQLPHAQFPFINCNYDFSDTAMNGKTIPYKVFEKEGLKIGVFGLGIELQGLVDKKNYGNIKYLDPIQKSAEYSHLLKKDLKCDLVIALSHLGDRYEDKKVSDAMIAKQSKNIDIFIGGHTHRFYEKPTSIKNSDGEEVLIVQAGFAGIKLGKIDYFFSRKKNKKYAIGSMVKISSN, encoded by the coding sequence ATGGGAGAATTGAAAAAGTGGAATAGAAGAGAGTTTCTGAAAAGAACTTTTCTAAGCGGAGGAGCGCTCGTTGCATTTAGCGCGCTTCCGGAAAATATTTTTGCTGCGCTTGCAGACGATTTTATTAAACTCACTATTCTTCACACCAACGATCAGCACAGCCACATCGATCCTTTTCCTGCCAACGATCCCAAGTATCCGAACATGGGGGGGGTTGCGCGAAGGGCTTCGCTGATAAAAAAAATCCGCGCGCAGGAAAAAAATGTTTTGCTCTTTGACGCGGGCGACATCTGGCAGGGCACGCCTTACTTCAATATGTTCGGAGGCGAACTTGAATTTAAATTGATGAGTGAAATGAAATACGATGCCGCCACGATTGGAAATCATGATTTGGATAACGGCATTGAAGGACTGGTGAAGCAACTTCCGCACGCGCAATTTCCTTTCATCAACTGCAATTATGATTTTTCGGATACTGCGATGAATGGGAAAACTATTCCGTATAAAGTTTTTGAGAAAGAAGGTTTGAAAATTGGCGTGTTCGGCTTGGGAATTGAATTGCAGGGATTGGTGGATAAAAAAAATTATGGCAACATAAAATATCTTGACCCGATTCAGAAATCAGCGGAGTACTCTCATCTTCTGAAAAAAGATTTGAAGTGCGATTTGGTAATTGCGCTTTCGCATCTTGGCGATAGATACGAAGACAAAAAAGTGAGTGACGCCATGATTGCAAAACAATCGAAGAACATAGATATTTTCATAGGAGGACACACGCACCGCTTCTATGAAAAACCAACTTCGATTAAAAACAGCGATGGAGAAGAAGTTTTAATTGTGCAGGCAGGATTTGCGGGAATCAAGCTGGGTAAGATAGATTATTTTTTCTCCCGCAAGAAAAATAAAAAGTATGCGATTGGTTCAATGGTAAAAATTTCTTCCAACTGA
- the ribD gene encoding bifunctional diaminohydroxyphosphoribosylaminopyrimidine deaminase/5-amino-6-(5-phosphoribosylamino)uracil reductase RibD produces the protein MIAHEKYIKRCIELAQKGFVKVAPNPMVGCVIVCDEKIIGEGYHKKFGEAHAEVNAIDSVKDKSLLKNSTLYVNLEPCSHFGKTPPCAEHIIRYKLKYVVIGTLDPNPLVAGKGIQKLISAGCDVKVGILEDQCRELNKRFFIFHEKKRPFIILKWAVTKDNYMGILNLKSQISNLKSQKLVHQWRSEEQAIMIGTNTALTDNPKLTTRLVKGKNPLRIVIDKDLKIPSKFHLLDKKISTIVFTAKQKSSSKNLEYVEIDFKKNVLNQILIVLHQRNIQSLIVEGGAKLLNSFIKEGIWDEARVFTSNKKLNQKDGIASPEISGKIILEKQIGSDSLKVLRNIS, from the coding sequence ATGATTGCGCATGAAAAATACATAAAGCGTTGCATTGAACTGGCGCAAAAGGGTTTTGTAAAAGTTGCGCCCAATCCAATGGTCGGTTGCGTGATTGTTTGCGATGAAAAAATTATTGGTGAAGGTTATCACAAAAAATTCGGAGAAGCTCATGCTGAAGTGAATGCAATTGATTCTGTAAAAGATAAATCTCTTCTGAAAAATTCTACTTTATATGTTAACCTTGAGCCCTGTTCTCATTTCGGCAAAACTCCGCCTTGCGCTGAACATATAATAAGGTATAAATTAAAATATGTTGTCATCGGAACTCTTGACCCAAATCCTCTTGTGGCAGGAAAAGGAATTCAAAAATTAATTTCTGCAGGTTGTGATGTGAAGGTTGGAATTCTTGAAGATCAATGCCGAGAATTAAATAAAAGGTTTTTTATTTTTCATGAAAAGAAAAGACCATTCATTATTCTTAAATGGGCGGTGACAAAAGATAATTACATGGGAATTTTAAATCTCAAATCTCAAATCTCAAATCTCAAATCTCAGAAGTTGGTTCATCAATGGAGAAGCGAGGAGCAAGCAATAATGATTGGAACGAATACTGCTTTGACAGATAATCCGAAACTTACTACGCGACTGGTGAAAGGAAAAAATCCTCTGCGGATTGTGATTGATAAGGATTTAAAAATTCCTTCTAAGTTTCATTTGCTCGATAAAAAAATTTCGACAATTGTTTTTACAGCTAAACAGAAATCCTCAAGCAAAAATCTTGAATACGTGGAGATTGATTTTAAGAAAAACGTTTTGAATCAAATCCTCATTGTTCTTCATCAAAGAAATATTCAATCTCTCATAGTAGAAGGCGGAGCAAAACTTTTGAATTCATTTATTAAGGAAGGGATTTGGGATGAAGCCAGAGTATTTACAAGTAATAAAAAATTGAATCAGAAAGATGGAATTGCTTCTCCGGAAATCTCAGGAAAAATTATTTTGGAAAAACAAATTGGAAGCGACTCGCTGAAAGTGCTTAGAAATATTTCTTAA
- a CDS encoding 5'-nucleotidase C-terminal domain-containing protein — translation MKRRLHRLLVYCLLPTVYFAFLSSCSTNHHIIRYEDKFVSIDSTLAPDSLITAEIAPYKIQFSKIMDEVLAVSEQNLFKENPEGLLGNFTADATLKKAKEYCKDSCSVDICILNNGGLRNPLPKGNITRGNIFQLMPFENEIVILKMNGGDVKELLDFIANKGGMPVAGMRMKIKNNMASDVLIGDKPFDISKSYTIVTSDYLANGGDNMSFFANASRKTVIGKKLRDAIIEYLQEENKKGNSIKVKKDGRIEKVE, via the coding sequence ATGAAAAGAAGATTACATCGATTACTTGTCTACTGCCTACTGCCAACTGTCTACTTTGCATTTCTTTCTTCCTGCTCTACAAATCACCATATAATAAGGTATGAAGATAAATTCGTTTCTATTGACAGCACACTTGCACCCGATAGTTTGATTACCGCTGAGATTGCTCCTTACAAAATTCAGTTCTCAAAAATAATGGATGAAGTGCTTGCGGTTTCAGAGCAAAATTTATTCAAAGAAAATCCCGAAGGTTTACTAGGAAATTTTACTGCGGATGCAACTTTAAAAAAAGCAAAAGAATATTGCAAAGATTCCTGCTCGGTGGATATTTGCATTCTGAATAATGGTGGTTTGCGAAATCCTCTTCCGAAAGGAAACATAACGCGCGGAAATATTTTTCAGTTGATGCCTTTCGAAAATGAAATTGTGATTTTGAAGATGAATGGAGGAGATGTAAAAGAACTTCTCGACTTCATCGCCAACAAAGGCGGAATGCCGGTTGCAGGAATGCGGATGAAAATTAAAAACAATATGGCAAGCGATGTACTAATTGGAGATAAACCGTTTGATATTTCGAAATCATATACGATTGTAACTTCCGATTATTTGGCAAATGGCGGAGACAATATGTCTTTCTTCGCAAATGCTTCCAGGAAAACTGTTATCGGAAAAAAACTTCGCGATGCAATCATAGAATATTTGCAGGAAGAAAATAAAAAAGGAAATTCAATCAAAGTAAAAAAAGATGGGAGAATTGAAAAAGTGGAATAG